In Mycolicibacter virginiensis, the DNA window CCCACACGCACGCACCGGCGCGAACCGGACTCGTTGCGAACCGCACTCGTCTTGTCGCTCCAAGCCGGGCAACTACGGTATGCCGTCCCCCACGTGGCGGGTGTGACCGATGAGAGCTAGAGCCGACCGATGCCCAGGCGTGCTACGCCCCTGGGCGGCCGACGACGGACTGCTGGTGCGGCTACGCCTGATCGGGGGCCGGCTACCGGCCGCCTCACTGGCCCGGCTGCTGCAGGTCAGCGCCGAGTTCGCCGACGGCTCGGTGTACCTGACCAAGCGGGCCAACCTGCAGTTGCGCGGGTTGGCCGATAACGCTGGCGCGCTGGCCCCCGACGCGGTGGCCGCCCTGGAATCAACCGGGCTGTTGCCGTCGCGCAGCCATGAGCTGGTCCGCAACATCCTGGTCTCGCCGCAGACCGGCTATGCCGGCGGACGGGCGGACCTGCGCCCGGTGGCGACCGGGCTGGATGCGCTGCTGTGCGCCGATCCGCGACTCGCCAGGCTGTCCGGCCGCTTCCTGTTCGTGCTCGACGACGGCCGCGGCGACCTGATCGATCGGCAGAGCGACGCGGGCCTGGTGGCGCTCAGTGACGCCGAAGCCCAGCTGCGAATCGGTGACGACTGGGGTGCCGTGATCGGTCTCGATGGCGCCGCTGCCCGGCTCGCCGAGCTGGCGGCTGCATTCCAGGAAGCACGCGGCGAGCAGCCGGACGCGCCGTGGCACGTCCGCGAACTCGGTCGGCCTCTGCAACGTGCCCTCGCCGCCGACCCGCGCGTCCCGGCCCCGTCGGGTCCGTTACCGTTTGGCAGCGTGCCCGGCGGCACCCACGTGCACGTCCCCGACGGCGTGCTCACGCCGGACCACGGGCGATCGCTGATGGAGCACACCGAGCTCGTGGTGACGCCGTGGCAGGGTGTCTTCATCCCCCAAGCCCAGGAGGCGAACCCGTGAGCAGGCCCACGCGCCCGTCTCGGCATTACGACTACATTGCCGACGGTCCGGCCATCTACGTCGAATCGTTCGCGACCATCCGCCGCGAGTCCGACCTGTCGCACATCCCGGCGACCGCCGAGCGGCTCGCGGTGCGCATGATCCATGGTGCCGGGCAGACCGACGTCGCCAAGGACTTGCTGATTCACCCGGACGCGGTGCCGGCCGGGCGGGCCGCACTCGACGGCGGCGCGCCGATCCTCTGCGATGCCCGGATGGTGGCGGTCGGCGTCACCGCCGGGCGGCTGCCCGCCGGAAACGAGGTGCGTTGCTACCTGCGCGATGAGCGGGTGCCAGAGCTGGCGAAGGAATGGGGTACCACCCGTTCGGCGGCGGCCGTCTCGTTGTGGGAACCCGAGCTGGCCGGTGCCGTCGTAGCGATCGGCAACGCGCCGACCGCGTTGTTCCACCTGCTGGAGACGATCATCGACGGCGGGCCGCGCCCCGCGGTGATCGTCGGCTGCCCGGTGGGGTTCATCGGCGCCGCGGAGTCCAAGGAGGCGTTGGCCGCACTGCACCGCGACCACGGCATCGACATCCCGTTCGTGACCGTGCGCGGTCGGCGCGGCGGGTCGGCGATCACCTCGTCGGCATTGAACGCACTCGCCTCGGATACCGAATGAAAGACAGAGCATGACCGGCCGTTTTTATGGCGTGGGCCTGGGCCCCGGTGACCCCGAGCTGATCACCCGCAAGGCGGCCCGGATCATCGCCGACGCCGACGTGGTGGCCTACCACGCCGGGGTCAACAAGGCGTCGTATGCGCGCACCATCGCCGCCGACCTGATCCGGCCCGGTGTTCTCGAGGAAGAGTTGCGCTATCCGGTCACCACCGGTGTCACCGATCATCCCGGCGGCTACGCCGGAGCGCTCGCCGACTTCTACGAGGCCTCGGCATCGAGGCTGGCCGCCCACCTGGATGCGGGTCGCACGGTGGCGCTGCTGACCGAGGGCGATCCGCTGTTCTACGGCTCGTTCATGTACATGCACGACCGGCTTTCGGCGCGCTTCGACACCGAGATCATTCCCGGCGTGCCGGCGTTCAGCGCCGCCACCGCAGCGCTCGGGATGCCGCTGGTGCGCCAGACCGACGTGCTGACCGTGCTGCCGGGCACCCTGGGCGAGCATGAGCTGGCGATGCGGCTGGCCGACACCGACGGCGCCATCATCATGAAGCTGGGCCGCACCTTCCCGGCCGTACGCCGGGCCCTGGCCGCCGCGGGCCGGTTGGAGCACGCGTACTACGTCGAGCGGGCCAGTCACCCGCAGCAGCGTTGGCTGCCCGTCGCCGACGTGGATGAAGCGAGCGTTCCCTACCTGTCGCTGATCGTGGTGGACGGGGACTCCCGCAACGGGCAGCGTTCTCGGACGCCGCGCGACCAGACCACTGCGATCGTTGAGCGGGTGCCTGCCGCCGCTGAACTGCTGGTGATCGGGCTGGGCCCGGGACCCGAGGGCTGGTTGACCAGCGAGGCCACCGAGGCGTTGGCCACCGTCGATCACGTGGTGGGCTACGGCCCGTACGTCGCGCGGGTTCCGCAACGCGAGGGCTTGCAGCGACACACCTCGGGGAACACCGTCGAGCTGGACCGGGCCCGTTTTGCGCTGGATCTGGCCGCCCGGGGCGAGAAGGTGGCGGTGGTTTCCGGCGGAGATGCCGGGGTGTTCGGGATGGCATCCGCAGTGTTCGAGGCGGCCTCCGATGTTCAGTATCAACATGTTTCGGTGCGGGTGCTGCCCGGGGTCTCTGCGGTGCAGGCGGTGGCTGCGGCGGCCGGGGCCCCGATCGGGGCCGACTTCGCGGTGCTGAGCCTGTCGGATCGGCTCAAGCCGTGGACGGTGATCGAGTCGCGGCTGCGGGCGATCGCCGAAGCCGATCTGGTGCTGGCGATCTACAACCCGGCGTCGCGCGCGCGGCCCGACCAGATCGCGATCGCGCGCAAAGTGCTGCTGGAACACCGGGATGCGCACACGGTGGTGGTCATCGGACGCGATATCGGACGGGAGTCCGAGGAGCTCACTGTGACCACCTTGGGCGAGCTGGACACCGACACCATCGATATGAAATGTCTTGTCCTGGTGGGGGCCTCGTCGACGCGGGTGACGGCGACTGGACGGGTTTGGACGCCGCGATGGGTGCGTTAGCGGTCCAGTTCGTCGGGGCCGGCCCGGGCGCGGCAGATCTGCTGACGGTGCGGGCCGCCCGGCTGCTGGCCGCCGCCGATGTGGTGCTCTACCCGGGCAGCTACCTGGACCCGCAGGTGCTCGCGCACTGCTCGCAGGCCGCCGACCTCGTCGACACCGCCAATCTGGATCTGGATGCGATCACCGACCGGCTGGTCACCGCGCATCGGGCGGGTCGCGCGGTGGTGCGGCTGGTCTCCGGGGATCCGTCGCTGTACAGCGCGGTCTTCGAGCAGACTCGCCGTCTCGATGCCGCCGGGGTGCCGTGGAAGGTGACCCCCGGAGTGCCGGCCTATGCGGCGGCCGCGGCGGTGCTCGGCCGTGAGCTCACGGTGCCACTGGTGACGCAGTCGGTGGTGCTGACCCGTACGCAGGCCGCCTCCACCGCAATGCCGCAACGCGAAGCGCTCTCCGCATTCGCCGCGACCGGGGCCACGTTGGTGCTGCACCTGGCGATCACCCGCATCCGGGCGCTGATGGCCGAGCTGGCGCCCGAGTACGGCGCGGACTGCCCGGTCGCGGTGGTCTATCGCGCGTCCCAGCCCGAGGAACTGGTGCTGCGCGGGACCATCACCGACATCGCCGACGCGGTCGAGGCGGCGGGCTTGCGGTCGGCCGCGGTCATCCTGGTCGGCCGCGCGGTAGCCGATCGGCCTGATCCGTGCGCCGGCGAGAGCCATCTCTATGACCCGGCACGAGACCGCTCAGGACCGGGTTAACGCCCACTGGGTGACCGCCCGGCCCGGCGTCCAGCCGGTGAGGGACCCCAGCGGCGCTGCGTGCTCCACCTGGATGCGGGTCAGCTCGCCGCCGTGTTCGCGGTAGGCCGCCGCCAACAGCGCCTCGGTCTCCAGCGTGACGCCGTGGGCCACCACCCGGCCCCCCGGCGCCAGCGCGGCCAGGCAGGCCGCCAGCACCCCATCGCGGCTCAGACCGCCGCCGATGAACACCGCATCCGGGGCGGGCAGGTCCGCCAACGCGTGCGGGGCCGCGCCACGAACGACCTGCAACGCGGGCACACCGAGGTTGCGGGCATTGTCCGAGATACGTTGCGCCCTAGCGTCGTTCGCCTCGATTGCGATGGCACGGCAGGCCGGATGCGAGCGCATCCATTCGATGCCCACCGAGCCGGCACCGGCACCGACGTCCCACAGCAACTGCCCGGGAGCCGGGGCCAGTCGCGCCAGCGCGGCGGCCCGCAGGTCACGTTTGGTGAGCTGCCCGTCGTGGTCGTAGGCGTCATCGGGCAGGCCGGCCGCCCAGCCGTACGCCGGCGGGCCGGCCAATTCCAGCCCGACGATATTGAGCCGCGGGGCCGAACCGGCAAAGCTGGCGGCGGTGGTCTCCACTCGCGATTCGGCGGCTCCCCCGAGATCGCCGAGCACCACCATCCGGCTGGCTCCGTAGCCACGCTCGGTCAGCAGGGCGGCCAGCTGCCCCGGGGTGCTCTCATCGGACGACAGCACCAGCACCCGCCGCCCCGGCGCCAACTCCCGCAGCACCGCATTCACGTCGGCGGACCTGATCACCGCCGCGGACTCCGCGGACCAGCCCAACCGGGCCCGGGCCAGCGTGACCGACGAAACCGCCGGAATCACCGTGACCCGCTGCGCTCCGAACAACTCGATGAGCGTGCTGCCCACACCGGACAACAGCGGATCACCCGAGGCCAGCGCCACCACGCGCTGCCCGTCCAGCGCGTCGAGCAGCGCGGGCAGCCCGGCGCGCAGCGGCGACGGCCAGGTGTGGCGCTGTTGACCGTCGACCGCGGGCAGCAGGTCCAGGTGACGCGGCCCGCCGATCACGACGTCGGCCGCCAGCACCGTCTGCCTCGCCGGCTCGCCCAGCCCGGCCCAGCCGTCGGCACCGATGCCCACTACGGCGATGCGTTCGGCGGGGCGGGGCTGGGCTGGCACAGCGGCGATCGTAGCTAGGTCAATCGCTGCGTGAGGAATTCCACCACCCGCTTGCGCGCCTCGTAGGCGGGGTGGCCGTCGACCTCGCGGACCTGGTCGGTGAGCACCGAGTGCGCCATCCGGGACAGACCGTGCGCGTTGCCCGACGAGGAATCGATCTCGATGACCTCGAAGGCGTCCCCGAGCCGTGCCTTGAGCGTCGCGAAGCGGTCACCGGGGGCCATCTTGTCCTCGCTGAACCGCAGGCCCAGAGCGCACAGGCCGTCGGTGGCGGCCCGGTCGGCGACGACACCGAGCTCGACCTCGGAGAGACCCGGGTCGCGGCGCTGCTTGAGCGTGAGCGGGATCGGGACCGACGGCTGGCTCAGCACCGGCGCCAGCACCGCATCGTCGACGGCCGCGGCCAGCGCGAAACCGCCGGTGAAGCACTGACCGATCACCCCGACGCCCTTGCCGGGCGTCTTCTCGTTGAGGTCGCGGGCCAGCGCCCGCAGGAACTGGGTGACCGGGCGCTGCTTGTCGGTGGCGAACGCGGCGAACTCGCGGGTCACGCAGGCCCGAGCGATCGTGGTCGCGGCGTAGCCCGGCGTGATCGCCTTACCCGGCTCGCCGAACAACGAAGGAATCGCCACGGTGAACCCGTTGTCCACCAGGTGATTTCCCAGCGCCAGCACTCCGGGGTGTATCCCCGGGATCTCCGGGATCAGCACCACACCAGGACCCTCGCCCTTGCGGTACACGTCGTGGGTGAACTCGCCACCGGTGAACGGTTCGGCGACCCATCCGGTCAAGTCTGCTTCAGGTGCACTCACTGGTCGTGTGCCCTTTCTCTCGGTCGGCGTCTGCGGCCCCGAGTGTTAGGGTATCGGCGCGAAGCGCCAGGGAAGTCGGTGTGACTCCGACGCAGGCCCGCTACGGTGTTCCGCGGCGCATTTCGGTGCGCCACGGTCAGTCCGAATACCGGCTTCGCGTCGCCAACACACAGGTGTTGGCCACACGAGCGGAGCCTCAATGCAACAGCTGTACCCCTTTCCCGCTGTCCTCGGCGGCGACCCGGATGCCCCGGGCGGCCTCGACGACATGGCGCTGGCGCTTGTCCTGAGCGCGATCTCCCCCGGTATCGGCGGGGTGCTGATCCGCGGCGAGAAGGGCACCGCCAAGTCGACGCTGGTTCGCGCGCTTGCCCAGGTGCTGCCGCCCATCGACGTGGTGGCCGGTGACCGGTTCTCTTCCGATCCCGCTGAGGCGAACCCGCTCTCCCCCGACGGCCCGTTCCCCAGCGACGCGGCCACCGAGACCCGCCCGGTGCGGCTGGTGGAGCTGCCGGTGGGCGCCACCGAGGACCGGGTGGTGGGTTCCATCCACCTGGAGCGCGCGCTGAGCGCCGGCACGGTCGACTTCGAACCCGGGCTGTTGGCGCGCGCCAATCGCGGCATCCTCTACGTCGACGAGGTCAACCTGCTGGCCGACCACCTGGTGGACCTGCTGCTGGACGCCGCGGCAATGGGGCGGCTGACGGTCGAGCGCGACGCGGTCTCGGTCACCCACGCCGCCCGGTTCGTGATCGTCGGGACGATGAATCCCGAGGAGGGCGAGCTGCGCCCCCAACTGCTTGACCGGTTCGGTCTGACCGTCGAGGTGTCTGCCCCGCGCGATCCGGTGCTGCGGGCCGAGGCGGTGCGGCGGCGGCTGGCGTTCGACGCCGACCCGGATGGCTTCGCCGCGACGTATGCCGCGGCCGAAGATCGGCTGCGCGCCCGGATCCATCAAGCCCAGGAACTGCTGCCGCAGGTGGCACTGACCGACGCTGCGCTGGTCAAGATCGGCGAGATCTGCGCGGCGTTCGACGTCGATGGCCTGCGCGGCGACATCGTCTGTGCCCGCACCGCGGTAGCTCACGCGGCCTGGCAGGGGCGCGACGCGGTCAATATCGAGGACTTGCGGGTGGCCGCCCGGTTGGCCCTGCCGCATCGGCGGCGACGCAAGCCGTTCGACGCACCGGGTCTCGATGAGGCCGAACTCGACGAACTGCTGCCACCCGAGGAGCCCGAGCCCGACCCGGACGGTCCGGGACCCGACGGGCCCGAGCCCGATGGTCCGCCGGAAGGTGGTTCGCCGCCGCCGGAACAACAGCGCGGGCCCGCACCGACCGGGCACCCTGGGCCGGGCTCCACCTCGACCGTGGGCGCCGACTCCCCGTACCGCGCCAAGCTTTTCGCGGTCGACGGCGTGGGCGAAGGACGCGCCGGCCGGCGCAGCCGGGCCCGCACCAGCTCCGGACGCCGGGTGGGCGCCACCGCATCCGGCAACGCCGGCGGATTGCACCTGTTCGAGACGCTGCGCGCCGCTGCGCCGCATCAGGGCGCCCGGGGCCGTGCTGAAGGTCGGATGATCCTGCAGGCGACCGATCTTCGACGCGCCGTCCGGGAAGGCCAGGAGGCCAACCTGGTGTTGTTCGTGGTCGACACGTCCGGGTCGATGGCCGCCATCGAGCGGATGCGCCATGTCAAGACCGCGATCTTGTCCTTGCTGCTCGACGCCTACCGTCGCCGGGACCGGGTGGCGGTGGTGACGTTTCGGGACACCAAGGCGGAGTTGGTGTTGCCCGCGACCGGATCGGTAGAGATCGCCGCCGTGCGGCTCGACGAGTTGCCTGCCGGTGGCCGCACCCCGCTGGCCGAGGGCCTGCTGGAGGCCGCGGAGGTGATCCGCCGGGAGCGGCTGCGCGAGCCGGCCTGCCGCCCGCTGCTGGTGGTGCTGACCGATGGGCGGGCCACCGCCGGAGCCGAACCGGTGGAGCGCTCCCTTCTGGCCGCCGACCAGCTTGCCGGACAAGGATATTCGGCCGTCGTGGTCGATTGCGAGAACGGCCGGATGCGACTCGGCTTGGCCCGGATGCTGGCCGAGCACTTGCGGGCCGAATACGTGCCGCTGCCGCAGGTCAGCGCCGAGGCATTGACCGACGTCGTCCGCGATGCCACCGGAAGAGGAGCCGCCTGATGCCCCAGGGACAACCATTGACGGTGCCCGACGACAACCTGACCACCCGCCAGCGCCGCAACCGGCCGCTGCTGATGGTGCACACCGGCGACGGCAAGGGGAAGTCCACTGCCGCATTCGGATTGGCGCTGCGCGGTTGGAATCAGGGCTTCAATATCGGGGTCTTCCAGTTCGTGAAGTCCGCGAAGTGGCGGGTCGGCGAACAGACCGTGCTCGAGCGGTTGGGCGAGCTGCACGCCGAGACCGGTGAGGGCGGCCCGGTGCAGTGGCACAAGATGGGCTCGGGCTGGTCGTGGAGCCGCAAGGCCGGCGGCGTGGAGGATCACGCCGGCGCCGCCGCGGAGGGCTGGGCCCAGATCAAGGAACGCCTGGCGGCACAGACCCACGACCTGTACATCCTCGACGAGTTCACCTACCCGATGGGTTGGGGCTGGGTGGACGTCGAGGACGTGGTGGAGACCTTGGCCAACCGTCCGGGCCACCAGCACGTCGTGATCACCGGCCGGCGCGCCGATCCGCGGTTGATCGAGGTCGCCGACCTGGTCACCGAGATGACCAACATCAAGCACCCGATGGACGCCGGCCAGAAGGGCCAGCGCGGCATCGAATGGTGAGCGTGGTGGGCGTTCCCCTACCCCGGCTGGTCATCGCCGCACCCGCATCCGGGCACGGCAAGACCACGGTGGCGGTCGGAGTAATGGCCGCGCTGGCCGCCCGCGGCGTGCAGGTCAGCGGACACAAGGTCGGCCCGGACTACATCGATCCCGGCTATCACGCGCTGGCCACCGGCCGGCCGGCCCGCAACCTGGATCCGTATCTGGTCGGCCCCGACCGGATCGTGCCGTTGCTGCTACACGGCGCCGCGGGCGCGGACGTCGCCGTGATCGAAGGCGTGATGGGGCTTTTCGACGGGCGCCTGGGCACCGACGGTGAGGCCTCCACCGCGCACGTCGCGGCGTTGACGGCAACGCCGGTAGTACTGGTCGTCGACGTCTCGCATGCCTCCCGGACACATGCCGCGGTCGTAGCGGGCCTGGCCGGTTTCGATCCGGCGGTGCGCATCGCCGGGGTGGTGCTCAACAAGGCCGGCAGCGCGCGGCACGCCGATGAAGTCGTTGCCGCGTTGCGCCCCAGCGGTATTCCGGTGCTCGGGGTGTTGCCCCGCGACGCGGGCGTGCAGACGCCGTCGCGGCATCTCGGGCTGGTGCCGGCGGCCGAGCGCGACGAATCGGCCGCCATGACCGCTCGACTTGCCGAGCTGATGGAGCAGCACGTGGACGTGGACACGCTACTGGCGGTGGCCCGCCAGGCTCCGGAATTGACCGGCAACGCCTGGGAGCCGGCCGCCGAGGTCCGTGCCGCCTCGGGGCGCCGGCCGGTGGTGGCGGTCGCCGCCGGACGCGCCTTCACCTTCGGCTACACCGAGACCTTCGAGCTGCTGCGCGCCGCCGGTTGCGAGGTGGTCAGCTTCGACCCCCTCACCGACAGATGTCTGCCGACCGGCACCGCCGGGATCTATCTGGGCGGCGGGTTTCCGGAGGTCTACGCAGAACCGTTGGGCGCCAACACCGCCCTGCTGGGTGCGCTGCGGGCGGCGATCGCGGCGGGCGTGCCGACCGTCGCGGAGTGCGGCGGGCTGGCGTATCTGTGCCGTCGGGTGGGTGATGACGCCGGGGTCGGCGCGCTGCCGGGTGATGCGGCGATGACCCCGCGCCTGACGTTGGGCTATCGGGAAGCCACGGCGGCGGCCGACAACCTGCTGGCGCGGGCGGGAGATCGGGCCAACGGACACGAATTCCACCGCACCCAGGTCGTTTTCGATCACGCTGTGAGCGCGGCCTGGCAGCTTCCCGACGGCCCGGACGGTTTTGGCTCGACGAGCCTGCATGCGTCCTACCTGCACACCCATTGGGCCGGACATCCCGGGTTGGCGCAGCGGTTCGCGAACGCGGTACACGGTTTCAGCGGCCCGGATCTGCACCATCACGGCGATGTCGAGGCCGCACCCGGGCTGCTCGATTTCGCGGTCAACGTCTACGCCGGGCCACGACCGGACTGGCTCGAGCGCGCCCTGCATGCCTCCCTCGACGACGCCGTGGCCTACCCCGAGGCGTCGGCGGCCCGCGCCGCGTTGGCCGCCCGGCACGGTCGCACCGCTACGGAGGTACTGCCCACAGCGGGCGCGTCGGAGGCCTTCGACCTGGTGGCTCGCATGCGGCCGTGGCGCTCCCCGGTGGTGGTGCATCCGCAGTACACCGGCCCGCATGCCGCATTGACCGCCGCGGGCCACAGCGTCGGTACAGTGCTGTGCACGGCCGACGACGGCTTCGCGCTGCACCCGGATGCGGTGCCCGAGGACGCCGACCTCGTCGTCGTCGGTAATCCGACCAATCCCACCGGGGTGTTGCATCCGGCGCAGACGCTGCGTCAGTTGTTGCGTCCGGGCCGGGTGGTGCTGATCGACGAGGCGTTCCTCGATGCCATTCCCGGTGAGCCGGAAACCCTGTCCGGAGAGCGTCATTCGGGGCTGTTGGTGAGCCGCAGCCTGACCAAGCACTGGTCGATACCCGGGGTACGCGCGGGATACCTGCTCGGCGATCCCGCGCTGCTCGCCGAGGCCGCACGACTGCAGATCCCCTGGTCAGTGTCCGCATCGGCGTTGGCCGCCATGCTGGCCTGCTCGGATGAGCGAGCGTTGTGCGAAAGTGAGCTGCGGGCTCGGCAATTGACGTCGTGGCGGGCGCACCTGGATGAGGGGCTCGCCGCGCGCGAGGTGCGGTTCGTCGCGGGCTTGGCCCCGTTCGTTCTTGCCCAGGTCGGCCGTGGGGTGCATACGGCGTTGCGCGAGCGCGGAATTGCCGTGCGACGCGCCGATACTTTTCCCGGCCTGGATGACAGCTGGGTGCGGATAGCGGTACGGCCCCCGGACCTGACCGACCAGCTGCTGGCCGCACTCGACCGGATTCGGCGGTGATTGCTTCCCGGACACTCGGGCTGGCGCTCGGCTACGCCGCCGACCGCGCCTGGGGCGATCCACGGCGGCTGCATCCGGTCGCCGGATTCGGGACGTGCGCGCTGGCGTTGGAGCGGCGGCTTTACCGCGATGATCGGGCAAGCGGGGTCGCCCACATCTTGGTCTTGGTCGGGAGCGTCATCGGGCTGGCCTACGCGGGTGAGCGTTCAGCCCGCAATCCGTTGGCCCGCACGGCACTGACTGCGGCCGTCACCTGGGCGGTGCTCGGCGGCCGGTCACTGGAACGCGAAGCCGAGACCGTGCACGCCTTCCTGGCCGCCGGCGACCTGGAGTCCGCCCGGACCCGGGTGCGCAACCTGGTCGGTCGTGATACGACCGCGTTGGGTCCAGACGAGGTCGCGCGTGCCGTCGTCGAATCCGTGGCGGAGAACACCTCCGACGCGGTGGTGGCATCGCTGGTGTGGGGTGCGGTGGCGGGCATTCCGGGCCTGGTCGCACACCGCGCCGCCAACACACTGGATGCCATGATCGGGCACCGCAACGCCCGCTACGACCGGTTCGGCTGGGCGGCAGCACGATTGGATGACCTGCTGGGATTGCCGGCTTCCCGGTTGAGCGGTGTCCTGGCAGCTGCCCTGGGCCCTGATCCCGCCGGAGCGCTGCGGGCATGGCACCGCGACGCCCGACAGCACCCCAGCCCCAACGCCGGGGTGGTCGAGGCCGCCTTCGCCGGGGCGCTGGGGCTGCAACTCGGCGGGGTCAACACCTACTACGGAAATCGGCGCGAGGATCGCGCCCGGATGGGCTACGGTCGGGCGCCTGCGCCATCCGACATTCCGCGGACGACGCGGCTGGCCCGGCGGGTGGGCGTGGGCGCCCTGCTCACCGCGGTGGCGTGGTGTCTGACCCGAGGCTGATGAGGAGGTAGCGGTGGCGACCCTCGACGGTGTTGAGTTCTCAACCGATGCTGCGCGCGTCGATCGAGATTGGCTCTGGAACGAGCTGGTCGAGCACACCTACTGGGCGAAGTACCGCACCCGCGCCATGTTCGACCGTCAGCTGGACAGCGCGTGGCGCATGGTGGGCGCCTACCGGGCCGACGACGGCGCGATGATCGGTTTCTGCCGCGCCGTGTCCGACGGTGCGGCCTTCGCCTACCTCGCGGACGTCTATGTCGCGCGCGATCAACGGGGCCGCGAGATCGGCAAAGGCCTGCTGCGGAAGATGATCGACGAAGGCCCCGGTCGGGATTTCCGGTGGACGTTGCACACCGCTGACGCACACGGCTTGTACGAGCAATTCGGCTTCGCTGTGCCTGACGCGACGTATATGGAGCGGCCGTCGCGGCTGGCGCATATCCGGGACTGAGGCCGTCAGGCGTGCGTCAGGTCCGCTGCGTGGATCTTCTCACTCTGCTGGATATCGCTGGCATTCGTCGATTTCAGCCGCCAGATGCTGACCAACCCGTCGGGGCCGGTGAGCTCGCCGGCAGCGAGCGCTTCACCGATCAGGTTTCGCACGCGTGGCTCGTCGGCGGCTTCCGCGGCGAACAGCACCCGCAATACCAGTTCGTCGCCGACAACACGGTGGGCGACGTGGTGCGGCGCTAGGGGGCACGGCGGCGGGTGATCCCAACTGCCGCACAGCGCTTGGGCGATGGCTCCGCCGGGCGCGTTCGGACTACCGCCGGGCTCCATCACCACGACCGCGTCGTGGGCGTACGCATGGCGAACCATGGGTCGCGATGCTACGGGATTTATCCACAGTTTCGGGTTGATCCACAGGGTGGCCTTTCCCGGGCTGTCTTCCGGTGTTGTTGTCGGGGGTGGTTTTTAGCGTCGGGGTATGGCAACGGTGTTGGGTGCGGTGGCGGCGCGGGAGCAGGTCTGCGCTGCACTCGATGCCATTGACGCCGCCCAGGCGGTGTTGCGGGCGACCCCGACGGATCTGGTGGGCAACGACTTTCGCATCGATATCGCCGACCGCTTGGAGACCCAAGAACGCATCAATCGCGGATTGATGTATCGGATCTTCGGCGAACTCGCCGACCCGCCCGATGGCTGCGGTTCGATCGCCGCAGCAGAGCGTGTCAAGTTTTCTGTGTAAGTCGTCTGCCTGAATAGTTCGGTTGTGGTGCTTACAGATACGGATCGATGCGATCTGGGTAGACCAGCGTGAGCTGTTCGAGGGCCTTCTTCCAGTTGGTGACCACCTGTCCTTCCACGAGCCGTCCGGGGGCTGTTCGGCAACGTTTCTGGCCGCGTTCCTTGGCCCGATCAGCGGCCCGTTTGTCCTCGATGTTGCAGATCGCCAACCAGAGCAACTTCACCACGGCGGCGTCGTTGGGGAACTGGCCGCGAGTCTTGATGACTTTGCGCATCTGGTAGTTCAGCGACTCGATCGAGTTCGTCGTGTAGATCACCCGCCGCAGCTCAGGTGGGAATGCCAGGAACGGAATGAACTGCTCCCAGGCCCGATCGAAGACCCTGGTCACCGTCGGGTTCTTGGAGCCCAATTCCGATGCCCCGAAGGCATCAAGCTCGGCGCGGGCAGCGTCGGCGTCGACCGCGGTGTACACGGGTTTGAGGGCGTTGGCTACGGCCTTGCGGTCGCTGTAGGACACGAATCGCAGCGCGTTGCGGATTAA includes these proteins:
- a CDS encoding nitrite reductase, with product MLRPWAADDGLLVRLRLIGGRLPAASLARLLQVSAEFADGSVYLTKRANLQLRGLADNAGALAPDAVAALESTGLLPSRSHELVRNILVSPQTGYAGGRADLRPVATGLDALLCADPRLARLSGRFLFVLDDGRGDLIDRQSDAGLVALSDAEAQLRIGDDWGAVIGLDGAAARLAELAAAFQEARGEQPDAPWHVRELGRPLQRALAADPRVPAPSGPLPFGSVPGGTHVHVPDGVLTPDHGRSLMEHTELVVTPWQGVFIPQAQEANP
- a CDS encoding precorrin-8X methylmutase, with translation MSRPTRPSRHYDYIADGPAIYVESFATIRRESDLSHIPATAERLAVRMIHGAGQTDVAKDLLIHPDAVPAGRAALDGGAPILCDARMVAVGVTAGRLPAGNEVRCYLRDERVPELAKEWGTTRSAAAVSLWEPELAGAVVAIGNAPTALFHLLETIIDGGPRPAVIVGCPVGFIGAAESKEALAALHRDHGIDIPFVTVRGRRGGSAITSSALNALASDTE
- a CDS encoding precorrin-2 C(20)-methyltransferase yields the protein MTGRFYGVGLGPGDPELITRKAARIIADADVVAYHAGVNKASYARTIAADLIRPGVLEEELRYPVTTGVTDHPGGYAGALADFYEASASRLAAHLDAGRTVALLTEGDPLFYGSFMYMHDRLSARFDTEIIPGVPAFSAATAALGMPLVRQTDVLTVLPGTLGEHELAMRLADTDGAIIMKLGRTFPAVRRALAAAGRLEHAYYVERASHPQQRWLPVADVDEASVPYLSLIVVDGDSRNGQRSRTPRDQTTAIVERVPAAAELLVIGLGPGPEGWLTSEATEALATVDHVVGYGPYVARVPQREGLQRHTSGNTVELDRARFALDLAARGEKVAVVSGGDAGVFGMASAVFEAASDVQYQHVSVRVLPGVSAVQAVAAAAGAPIGADFAVLSLSDRLKPWTVIESRLRAIAEADLVLAIYNPASRARPDQIAIARKVLLEHRDAHTVVVIGRDIGRESEELTVTTLGELDTDTIDMKCLVLVGASSTRVTATGRVWTPRWVR
- the cobM gene encoding precorrin-4 C(11)-methyltransferase, whose protein sequence is MGALAVQFVGAGPGAADLLTVRAARLLAAADVVLYPGSYLDPQVLAHCSQAADLVDTANLDLDAITDRLVTAHRAGRAVVRLVSGDPSLYSAVFEQTRRLDAAGVPWKVTPGVPAYAAAAAVLGRELTVPLVTQSVVLTRTQAASTAMPQREALSAFAATGATLVLHLAITRIRALMAELAPEYGADCPVAVVYRASQPEELVLRGTITDIADAVEAAGLRSAAVILVGRAVADRPDPCAGESHLYDPARDRSGPG
- the cbiE gene encoding precorrin-6y C5,15-methyltransferase (decarboxylating) subunit CbiE: MPAQPRPAERIAVVGIGADGWAGLGEPARQTVLAADVVIGGPRHLDLLPAVDGQQRHTWPSPLRAGLPALLDALDGQRVVALASGDPLLSGVGSTLIELFGAQRVTVIPAVSSVTLARARLGWSAESAAVIRSADVNAVLRELAPGRRVLVLSSDESTPGQLAALLTERGYGASRMVVLGDLGGAAESRVETTAASFAGSAPRLNIVGLELAGPPAYGWAAGLPDDAYDHDGQLTKRDLRAAALARLAPAPGQLLWDVGAGAGSVGIEWMRSHPACRAIAIEANDARAQRISDNARNLGVPALQVVRGAAPHALADLPAPDAVFIGGGLSRDGVLAACLAALAPGGRVVAHGVTLETEALLAAAYREHGGELTRIQVEHAAPLGSLTGWTPGRAVTQWALTRS
- a CDS encoding dienelactone hydrolase family protein, whose translation is MSAPEADLTGWVAEPFTGGEFTHDVYRKGEGPGVVLIPEIPGIHPGVLALGNHLVDNGFTVAIPSLFGEPGKAITPGYAATTIARACVTREFAAFATDKQRPVTQFLRALARDLNEKTPGKGVGVIGQCFTGGFALAAAVDDAVLAPVLSQPSVPIPLTLKQRRDPGLSEVELGVVADRAATDGLCALGLRFSEDKMAPGDRFATLKARLGDAFEVIEIDSSSGNAHGLSRMAHSVLTDQVREVDGHPAYEARKRVVEFLTQRLT